One Bosea sp. 685 DNA segment encodes these proteins:
- a CDS encoding ABZJ_00895 family protein, translating to MVVDAAWAARYRPPGKMAGTNICGDWKMLKYAIVFGGLYLLCTVISVAASSLLNFDLPSSMGIIILIAALTAPVQSFVKDHRRVFTTGERALFAAWIGLAVVVLNLCLGLAFLYGADALLGGTNPIKAMLAQAARSGISAPVAFLAVAAISFVVSWIVTFVFAGFYARQSLKRLGVS from the coding sequence ATGGTCGTTGACGCCGCTTGGGCGGCTCGCTATCGGCCGCCCGGGAAAATGGCCGGAACGAACATCTGCGGGGACTGGAAAATGCTCAAATATGCGATTGTATTCGGCGGCCTATATTTGCTTTGCACCGTCATTTCGGTTGCCGCTTCGAGCCTGCTGAATTTCGATCTGCCCTCTTCGATGGGCATCATCATTCTGATCGCCGCGCTCACCGCCCCCGTGCAAAGCTTCGTGAAAGACCATCGGCGCGTCTTTACCACGGGCGAGCGGGCGCTCTTCGCCGCCTGGATCGGCTTGGCCGTGGTCGTGCTCAATCTCTGCCTGGGCCTAGCGTTTCTCTACGGCGCCGACGCTTTGCTTGGCGGGACAAACCCGATCAAGGCCATGCTCGCCCAGGCGGCAAGGAGCGGCATTTCCGCGCCAGTGGCTTTTCTCGCCGTGGCCGCGATATCCTTCGTGGTCAGCTGGATCGTCACGTTTGTCTTCGCCGGCTTCTATGCACGGCAAAGCCTGAAGCGCCTCGGGGTCTCATAA
- a CDS encoding SDR family oxidoreductase, which produces MDLGISGRTAIVCASSKGLGRGCAQALAEAGCIVVVNGRDATTLEATASQIRASTGATVIAVVADVSTRAGQDALLTAAPEPDILINNNGGPPPKPFRDVSREALLEGVIQNMATPLELVQRVVDGMIARRFGRIVNITSASVLTPLTGLDVSSAARAGLTAFLAGVAREVAHANVTINNVLPGSFDTDRLKSGTVRMAAIKGMTPEDFAATRKAEIPARRFGTAEEFGNVCAFLASQHAGYITGQNLLIDGGVFRGSF; this is translated from the coding sequence ATGGATCTTGGGATTTCCGGCCGCACGGCCATCGTCTGCGCCTCCAGCAAGGGTCTTGGCCGCGGCTGCGCGCAAGCGCTCGCCGAGGCTGGTTGCATTGTCGTGGTCAATGGCCGCGACGCGACCACGCTCGAAGCCACCGCGAGCCAGATTCGTGCCAGCACCGGCGCGACGGTCATTGCCGTGGTGGCTGACGTTTCGACACGTGCGGGGCAGGACGCCTTGCTCACGGCGGCACCCGAGCCCGACATCCTGATCAACAACAATGGCGGGCCTCCGCCGAAACCGTTTCGCGATGTATCTCGCGAAGCGCTGCTCGAAGGCGTCATCCAGAACATGGCGACGCCGCTGGAGCTGGTTCAGCGCGTCGTCGACGGCATGATCGCGCGGCGCTTCGGCCGCATCGTCAACATCACCTCGGCGAGCGTGCTGACGCCGCTGACAGGGCTCGACGTCTCCTCGGCGGCGCGCGCCGGGTTGACGGCCTTCCTCGCCGGTGTGGCGCGCGAGGTGGCGCATGCCAACGTCACCATCAACAATGTCCTGCCCGGATCCTTCGACACCGACCGGCTCAAGAGCGGAACGGTGCGAATGGCTGCCATCAAGGGCATGACGCCAGAGGACTTCGCCGCCACCCGCAAGGCCGAGATCCCGGCCAGGCGCTTCGGCACGGCCGAGGAATTCGGCAATGTCTGCGCCTTCCTGGCCAGCCAGCATGCCGGCTACATCACCGGCCAGAACCTGCTGATCGACGGCGGCGTGTTCAGGGGCAGTTTCTGA
- a CDS encoding UDP-2,3-diacylglucosamine diphosphatase — translation MSDDDEAKQVRSIFISDLHLGTRGAQADLVLEFLRAYDAPQIYLVGDIIDGWRLKSGWYFPQSHNDVIQKLLRKVRKGSKLIYVTGNHDDFLRDFAGLQFGGITLVDEIIHETADGKRLLVIHGDLFDLVVRNAKWLALMGDWAYTVALACNTVVNKVRRRLHLPHWSLSAWAKLKVKNAVNYIGEFETCLAAEARRHHADGVICGHIHHAAHREIEGLTYINTGDWVESCTAFVEHHDGRFEMIRWPQYRLKGEAPVPVVSKLRPEPAAALVEAA, via the coding sequence ATGAGCGACGATGACGAGGCGAAGCAGGTTCGCAGCATCTTCATCTCCGATCTGCATCTTGGCACGCGCGGCGCACAGGCCGATCTCGTGCTGGAATTCCTGCGCGCCTATGACGCGCCGCAGATCTATCTGGTCGGCGACATCATCGATGGCTGGCGCCTGAAGAGCGGCTGGTATTTCCCGCAGTCGCATAACGACGTCATCCAGAAGCTGCTGCGCAAGGTGCGCAAGGGCTCGAAGCTGATCTACGTCACCGGCAATCACGACGATTTCCTGCGGGACTTCGCCGGCCTGCAGTTCGGCGGCATCACACTGGTCGACGAGATCATCCACGAGACCGCCGACGGCAAGCGCCTGCTCGTGATCCATGGCGATCTGTTCGACCTCGTCGTGCGCAACGCCAAATGGCTCGCGCTGATGGGCGACTGGGCCTACACCGTCGCGCTCGCCTGCAATACCGTCGTCAACAAGGTGCGCCGCCGGCTGCATTTGCCGCACTGGTCGCTCTCGGCCTGGGCCAAGCTCAAGGTCAAGAACGCGGTCAACTATATCGGCGAGTTCGAGACCTGCCTCGCGGCCGAGGCGCGCAGGCACCATGCCGATGGCGTGATCTGCGGGCATATCCACCACGCCGCGCATCGCGAGATTGAGGGCCTGACCTATATCAACACCGGCGATTGGGTCGAAAGCTGTACCGCCTTCGTCGAGCACCATGACGGGCGCTTCGAGATGATCCGCTGGCCGCAATACCGGCTGAAGGGCGAGGCGCCGGTGCCTGTCGTCAGCAAGCTGCGCCCGGAGCCGGCCGCCGCGCTCGTCGAGGCCGCGTGA
- a CDS encoding glycosyltransferase family 1 protein, producing the protein MRLLIATDAWRPQINGVVRSLERMFEAGPAFGVTPQVLTPDGFRQIGLPTYPDIRIALATRRAVAARIAEFRPDHIHIATEGPIGWLTRAVCLAQKRPFTTSYHTRFPQYVAARWPIPESWSYRFLRRFHGPAEAIMVSTASVEAELRQHGFEKIVRWGRGVDLGLFHPRPVSVLDLPRPIFLSVGRVAVEKNLEAFLSLRLPGSKVVIGDGPARADLQRAYPDAHFLGTREGEDLASIYASSDVFVFPSLTDTFGIVLLEAAASGLPVAAFPVQGPSDVFAGSGAAVLSEDLRAAALAALRIPRETCLELASHYSWRRSAEQFYGHIQRVAQQSGQALRNEPPCAPLQSVTTFVSARAAEGPVPECLRA; encoded by the coding sequence ATGCGCCTGCTGATCGCGACGGATGCCTGGCGGCCCCAGATCAACGGGGTGGTCAGGTCGCTGGAGCGGATGTTCGAGGCGGGGCCGGCCTTCGGCGTGACGCCGCAGGTGCTGACGCCGGACGGTTTTCGGCAGATCGGCTTGCCGACCTATCCCGACATCAGGATCGCGCTGGCGACGCGCCGGGCGGTTGCAGCGCGGATCGCGGAGTTCAGGCCGGACCATATCCACATCGCCACGGAAGGGCCGATCGGCTGGCTGACGCGTGCCGTCTGCCTGGCCCAGAAACGGCCCTTCACGACGAGCTACCACACGCGCTTTCCGCAATATGTCGCGGCGCGCTGGCCCATTCCCGAGAGCTGGAGCTACCGCTTCCTGCGCCGGTTCCATGGCCCGGCCGAGGCGATCATGGTGTCGACGGCCTCGGTCGAGGCCGAGCTCAGGCAGCATGGTTTCGAGAAGATCGTACGCTGGGGGCGGGGCGTCGATCTCGGGCTGTTCCATCCACGCCCGGTGAGCGTACTCGACTTGCCGCGGCCGATTTTCCTCAGCGTCGGGCGCGTCGCCGTCGAGAAGAACCTCGAGGCTTTCCTCTCGCTGCGCTTGCCCGGCAGCAAGGTGGTGATCGGCGACGGGCCGGCGCGGGCCGATCTGCAGCGGGCTTATCCGGACGCGCATTTCCTCGGCACGCGCGAGGGCGAGGATCTGGCCTCGATCTATGCCTCCTCCGACGTCTTCGTGTTTCCGAGCCTGACTGACACCTTCGGCATCGTGCTGCTCGAGGCGGCGGCCAGCGGCCTTCCGGTTGCGGCCTTCCCGGTTCAGGGGCCGAGCGATGTCTTCGCCGGCAGCGGGGCTGCCGTGCTGAGCGAGGATCTCCGGGCGGCGGCGCTGGCGGCGCTGCGGATCCCGCGCGAGACCTGCCTGGAGCTCGCCTCGCATTATAGCTGGCGCCGCAGCGCCGAGCAGTTCTACGGCCATATCCAGCGGGTGGCGCAGCAATCGGGGCAGGCGCTGCGCAACGAGCCGCCCTGCGCGCCGCTGCAGAGCGTCACAACCTTCGTGAGCGCGCGTGCCGCGGAAGGGCCTGTGCCGGAGTGCCTGCGGGCTTGA
- a CDS encoding cation:proton antiporter: MAGTVDPSVYKDAIVVLATAGVIVPFAKRFKVNSVVAFMACGALLGPFGLGGLASSVPLLSSITVAKAEALAGPAELGVAFLLFVIGLELSFERLMTMRRLVFGLGLGQVALSGGVIGAVAYWLGQPAAAALIIGFGLALSSTAMVVELLSAKRRMTSSAGRASFAILLCQDIAVIPLLFLVSVLGAQADGGSLLAGLAQALVQAFGAIAAIVVIGRLALRPLFRLVASTDSSESFMAATLLIALGTGLIAAAAGLSMGLGAFIAGLLLAETEYRRAIEVTIEPFKSLLIGVFFLTVGMGVNPADLAAHPFAILGIAIGLFAAKSLLVFGLARRFKLSRATALETAIMIGPGGEFAFVLFGGAVSAKLLSQNAESLVLAAVSLTMVVLPLLARLARALSLRLAVPATLPDEAKVLPPDDRSARAIVVGCGRVGRLVGAMLEEHRKPYIAIDLDPALVATQRRAGRPVFYGDAANLDFLRLTGLDEATALIVTIDNPRAVDATVLAARTLRPDLVIVARARDASHARHLYQIGVNDAVPETIEASLQLSEAALVGLGVPMGLVIASIHERRDQFRTELKPAGTPAQALPRHARSRRL; this comes from the coding sequence GTGGCCGGAACTGTCGACCCTTCCGTCTATAAGGATGCCATCGTCGTGCTCGCCACGGCCGGCGTCATCGTGCCCTTCGCCAAGCGATTCAAGGTCAATTCGGTCGTCGCCTTCATGGCCTGCGGCGCGCTGCTGGGGCCTTTCGGCCTCGGCGGGCTCGCCTCCTCGGTTCCGCTGCTGAGCAGCATCACCGTGGCGAAGGCGGAAGCCCTGGCTGGGCCGGCCGAACTCGGCGTCGCCTTCCTGCTCTTCGTCATCGGGCTCGAGCTGTCCTTCGAGCGCCTGATGACCATGCGCCGGCTCGTCTTCGGCCTGGGACTCGGCCAGGTCGCGCTCTCGGGCGGCGTCATCGGCGCAGTGGCCTATTGGCTTGGGCAGCCAGCGGCGGCCGCGCTTATCATCGGCTTCGGCCTCGCCTTGTCATCGACCGCCATGGTCGTCGAGTTGCTCTCGGCCAAGCGCCGCATGACCTCCTCGGCCGGCCGCGCCAGCTTCGCCATCCTGCTCTGCCAGGATATCGCCGTCATCCCGCTGCTCTTCCTGGTCAGCGTGCTCGGTGCGCAAGCCGATGGCGGCTCTCTGCTGGCGGGCCTCGCCCAGGCCCTGGTCCAGGCCTTCGGGGCGATTGCCGCCATCGTGGTGATCGGCCGGCTGGCGCTGCGGCCGCTGTTTCGCCTGGTCGCCTCAACCGATTCGTCGGAGAGCTTCATGGCGGCGACGCTGCTGATCGCGCTCGGAACCGGCCTGATCGCCGCAGCAGCCGGCCTGTCGATGGGGCTGGGCGCCTTCATCGCCGGCCTGCTCCTGGCCGAGACAGAATATCGCCGCGCAATCGAGGTCACGATCGAGCCGTTCAAATCGCTGCTGATCGGCGTGTTCTTCCTCACCGTCGGCATGGGCGTGAACCCGGCCGATCTCGCCGCCCATCCCTTCGCCATCCTGGGGATCGCGATCGGCCTGTTCGCGGCGAAATCCCTGCTCGTCTTCGGGCTGGCGCGCCGCTTCAAGCTGTCACGCGCGACCGCGCTTGAAACCGCGATCATGATCGGGCCCGGCGGCGAGTTCGCCTTCGTGCTGTTCGGCGGCGCGGTCTCGGCCAAGCTGCTCTCGCAGAATGCCGAGAGTCTCGTGCTGGCGGCGGTCTCGCTGACGATGGTCGTGCTGCCGCTCCTGGCCCGGCTGGCCCGGGCCTTGTCGCTGCGGCTGGCCGTGCCCGCGACCCTGCCTGATGAGGCCAAGGTGCTGCCGCCGGACGATCGTTCGGCGCGCGCCATCGTCGTCGGCTGCGGTCGCGTCGGCCGGCTCGTCGGCGCGATGCTGGAGGAGCACCGCAAGCCCTATATCGCGATCGATCTCGACCCTGCGCTGGTTGCGACCCAGCGCCGGGCCGGTCGGCCCGTCTTCTACGGCGATGCGGCGAATCTGGACTTTCTGCGCCTCACCGGCCTCGACGAGGCGACGGCGCTGATCGTGACCATCGACAATCCGCGCGCGGTCGATGCGACCGTGCTGGCAGCGCGCACGCTCAGGCCCGATCTGGTGATCGTCGCCCGTGCCCGCGACGCCAGCCATGCCCGCCATCTCTACCAGATCGGCGTCAACGATGCGGTTCCAGAGACAATCGAGGCGAGTCTGCAGCTCTCGGAGGCGGCTCTGGTCGGGCTAGGCGTGCCGATGGGCCTCGTCATCGCCTCGATCCATGAACGGCGCGATCAGTTCCGCACCGAACTCAAGCCCGCAGGCACTCCGGCACAGGCCCTTCCGCGGCACGCGCGCTCACGAAGGTTGTGA
- a CDS encoding AAA family ATPase, with protein sequence MRFAGTENYVATEDLTVAVNAAIRLERPLLVKGEPGTGKTVLAEEIAAALGAPLITWHIKSTTKAQQGLYEYDAVSRLRDSQLGDARVSDIANYIKRGKLWEAFVSAERPVLLIDEIDKADIEFPNDLLLELDRMEFHVYETGETIKAARRPVMIITSNNEKELPDAFLRRCFFHYIRFPDAQTMQAIVEVHFPGIKKRLMEEALKLFFEVREVPGIKKKPSTSELLDWLKLLVAEEMTPEMLRERDPRKLIPPLHGALLKNEQDVSLFEKLAFMTRRESR encoded by the coding sequence ATGCGTTTTGCAGGCACTGAGAATTACGTCGCGACCGAGGATCTGACGGTTGCCGTCAATGCCGCGATCCGGCTGGAGCGGCCGCTGCTGGTCAAGGGCGAACCCGGTACCGGCAAGACGGTGCTGGCGGAGGAGATCGCTGCGGCGCTGGGCGCACCGCTGATCACCTGGCACATCAAGTCGACTACCAAGGCGCAGCAGGGGCTCTACGAATATGATGCGGTCAGCCGGTTGCGCGACAGCCAGCTCGGCGATGCGCGCGTCTCCGACATCGCCAACTACATCAAGCGCGGCAAGCTCTGGGAGGCCTTCGTCTCGGCTGAGCGGCCGGTGCTGTTGATCGACGAGATCGACAAGGCCGATATCGAGTTCCCCAACGATCTGCTGCTCGAGCTCGATCGCATGGAATTCCATGTCTACGAGACCGGCGAGACGATCAAGGCGGCGCGGCGGCCGGTGATGATCATCACCTCCAACAACGAGAAGGAATTGCCCGACGCCTTCCTGCGGCGCTGCTTTTTCCATTACATCCGCTTCCCCGATGCGCAGACGATGCAGGCAATCGTCGAAGTGCATTTCCCCGGCATCAAGAAGCGGTTGATGGAGGAGGCGCTGAAGCTGTTCTTCGAGGTGCGCGAGGTTCCCGGCATCAAGAAGAAGCCTTCGACCTCGGAACTGCTCGACTGGCTCAAGCTTCTGGTCGCCGAGGAGATGACGCCCGAGATGCTGCGCGAGCGTGACCCGCGCAAGCTGATCCCGCCACTGCATGGCGCTCTGCTCAAGAACGAGCAGGACGTCTCGCTGTTCGAGAAGCTCGCCTTCATGACGCGGCGCGAGAGCCGCTGA
- a CDS encoding DUF2975 domain-containing protein — MSLLRLRRISVVARFFSYAAAALMAFGMVWLWRDPESLASYAHGTIGLGGGSIAPSGRGYWTALVLGTVPAGLFIAAMLSLAALFRRFGKGLVLEEENARRLGRVGWLFAGLGLATPVARALQSVALTFDNPAGQKQLAIMLDPGTFGALAAGAVLIAFGLVLKEAVRLADENQSFV; from the coding sequence GTGAGCTTGCTCCGGCTGCGGCGCATCAGCGTCGTGGCGCGGTTCTTCAGCTATGCGGCGGCGGCACTGATGGCGTTTGGCATGGTCTGGCTGTGGCGCGATCCCGAAAGCCTCGCGAGCTATGCACACGGCACAATCGGGCTGGGTGGCGGCTCGATCGCGCCTTCGGGACGCGGCTACTGGACAGCGTTAGTGCTCGGCACGGTGCCGGCCGGCCTGTTCATCGCCGCCATGCTCAGCCTCGCCGCCTTGTTCCGGCGTTTCGGCAAGGGGCTTGTGCTGGAGGAGGAGAATGCGCGGCGGCTCGGCCGGGTCGGCTGGCTTTTCGCCGGGCTCGGCCTTGCCACGCCGGTCGCGCGCGCCCTGCAGAGTGTGGCGCTGACCTTCGACAACCCGGCTGGCCAGAAGCAGCTCGCGATCATGCTCGACCCCGGCACCTTCGGAGCGCTGGCTGCCGGAGCGGTCCTGATCGCCTTCGGTCTGGTGCTCAAGGAAGCGGTGCGGCTCGCGGACGAGAATCAGAGTTTCGTGTAG
- a CDS encoding helix-turn-helix transcriptional regulator translates to MPIVVELDVMLARRKMRSKELAQRIGLTEQQVSQLKSGKVRGMRFDTLTRICSVLECQPGDLLRYEPGEDDLALDGIGPEA, encoded by the coding sequence ATGCCGATCGTCGTCGAACTGGATGTCATGCTGGCGCGCCGCAAGATGCGCTCGAAGGAACTCGCCCAGCGCATCGGTCTGACCGAGCAGCAGGTTTCGCAGCTGAAGTCCGGCAAGGTCCGCGGCATGCGCTTCGACACGCTGACGCGCATCTGCAGCGTGCTCGAGTGCCAGCCGGGCGATCTCCTGCGCTACGAGCCCGGCGAGGACGATCTCGCGCTCGACGGCATCGGTCCGGAGGCTTGA
- a CDS encoding ABA4-like family protein codes for MLPGTLDDAFMLGSLLAILGWLALLLLPRWRGLSAILAGAVIPAVLSLGYFVLIAVFWSEAKGDFSSLDGIAGLFASRPLLLAGWLHYLAFDLFLGNWILRRAQEEAIPHWLMLPVLLATFLFGPIGFLAFLLLHASVKLSREDRIARTLAKLPAWLRALDFEPRLTSASLAMAALIVPTWLAYTIDARSLEAVDVWLKPLKFEASLVLYFVTLALFLPLASQAFRASWLGRYTVWPPIVAGFLEVAYIGWRASRAEASHYNTVTWLDASLYNAMGVGAVMITLASGALAYGLARRDVERIAPALRWSLVIGLASTCILGLVSGGLLGSAPGHFVGVVPAVHPTVPLFGWSLAIGDLRVAHFLGLHALQIIPAFGLLVWLLTRQARIGVAAVAAFSCFYAAVTLAALVAALQAKPLLGLG; via the coding sequence ATGCTGCCGGGGACGCTCGACGACGCCTTCATGCTGGGTTCGCTCCTGGCGATCCTGGGCTGGCTCGCCCTTCTCCTGCTGCCGCGCTGGCGCGGCCTCTCGGCGATCCTCGCTGGCGCCGTGATTCCTGCGGTACTGTCGCTCGGCTACTTCGTGCTGATCGCCGTGTTCTGGAGTGAGGCGAAGGGGGATTTCTCCTCATTGGACGGCATAGCGGGGCTCTTCGCCTCCAGACCGTTACTGCTCGCTGGCTGGCTGCACTATCTCGCCTTCGACCTCTTCCTCGGCAATTGGATCCTGCGCAGGGCGCAGGAGGAGGCGATCCCGCACTGGCTGATGCTGCCTGTGCTGCTGGCGACCTTTCTGTTCGGGCCGATCGGCTTCCTCGCATTTCTGCTGCTCCACGCGAGCGTCAAGCTCAGCCGGGAGGACCGCATTGCCCGCACGCTGGCGAAGCTGCCGGCATGGCTGCGAGCACTGGATTTCGAGCCGCGCCTGACTTCCGCCAGCCTCGCCATGGCGGCCCTGATCGTGCCGACTTGGCTCGCCTACACCATCGACGCGCGATCGCTCGAGGCGGTGGATGTCTGGTTGAAGCCTTTGAAGTTCGAAGCTTCGCTCGTCTTGTATTTCGTCACGCTGGCGCTCTTCCTGCCGCTGGCGAGCCAAGCCTTCCGCGCCTCATGGCTGGGACGTTATACCGTCTGGCCTCCGATCGTAGCGGGCTTCCTCGAGGTCGCCTATATCGGCTGGCGCGCCTCACGTGCCGAAGCCTCACACTATAACACGGTCACCTGGCTCGACGCTTCGCTCTATAACGCCATGGGCGTCGGCGCGGTGATGATCACGCTCGCATCCGGCGCATTGGCCTATGGCCTCGCCCGCCGCGACGTCGAGCGCATCGCCCCGGCCTTGCGCTGGTCGCTGGTGATCGGGCTCGCTTCGACCTGCATCCTCGGTCTCGTCAGCGGCGGCCTGCTCGGCAGTGCTCCCGGCCATTTCGTCGGCGTCGTGCCGGCCGTGCACCCGACCGTACCGCTCTTCGGCTGGTCGCTCGCGATCGGCGATCTGCGCGTCGCGCATTTCCTCGGCCTGCACGCCCTGCAGATCATCCCGGCCTTCGGACTGCTCGTCTGGCTGCTGACACGGCAGGCGCGGATCGGCGTGGCGGCCGTCGCGGCTTTCTCGTGCTTCTATGCGGCCGTGACGCTGGCGGCCCTGGTCGCGGCGCTGCAGGCAAAGCCGCTGCTCGGGCTGGGCTGA
- a CDS encoding TetR/AcrR family transcriptional regulator: protein MTKIEAGSARGAYHHGDLRQAMITAAEAVLAEKGMAGFTLRECARRAGVSPAAPAHHFGNLTGLLTAIATLGFDGLSDAMEAAAEAASHRANGNRMAAICDAYLATALDKPGRFRVVFGQMGLNWEEPAFKRAAGRAFGILVRETRCELGRESGEDLLTHHPPSFAGEPDLAAILFVWSVTHGFTTLLIDGQLDFLAEEGGREALLGLYSRQLVAILIAALRTLALPPPEALAKPRGDG, encoded by the coding sequence ATGACGAAGATCGAGGCTGGCTCTGCTCGCGGCGCCTATCACCATGGCGACCTCAGGCAGGCGATGATCACTGCCGCCGAAGCTGTTCTGGCCGAGAAGGGCATGGCCGGATTCACACTGCGTGAATGCGCGCGCCGGGCGGGGGTCTCGCCGGCTGCGCCGGCGCATCATTTCGGCAACCTCACCGGCTTGCTGACGGCAATCGCGACGCTTGGCTTCGATGGCCTGTCCGACGCGATGGAGGCGGCGGCCGAGGCCGCCTCGCACCGCGCGAACGGCAACAGGATGGCTGCGATCTGTGATGCCTATCTCGCGACCGCGCTCGACAAGCCCGGGCGGTTTCGCGTCGTCTTCGGCCAGATGGGGCTGAATTGGGAGGAGCCTGCCTTCAAGCGCGCGGCCGGGCGCGCCTTCGGCATCCTGGTGCGCGAAACGCGCTGCGAACTGGGCCGCGAGAGCGGAGAGGATCTGCTCACGCACCATCCGCCGAGTTTCGCCGGCGAGCCCGACCTCGCGGCGATCCTGTTCGTCTGGTCGGTGACGCATGGCTTCACCACGCTCCTGATCGACGGCCAGCTCGATTTCCTGGCGGAAGAAGGAGGCCGCGAGGCGCTGCTCGGGCTCTATTCGCGGCAGCTCGTTGCGATCCTGATCGCGGCGTTGCGGACGCTTGCTCTGCCGCCGCCGGAAGCTCTCGCAAAACCGCGGGGGGATGGTTAG
- a CDS encoding histidine phosphatase family protein — translation MLLRHAKSNWPTGMADRERPLATRGREAAPVMGRYLAEELLLPDLVLISPARRTLETWDLVAAMLPEKPPSHVEPRIYEAKTERLLHTAQEVDPGVRTLLMIGHNPGFEELAAMLTGHGDRYASARMSQKYPTCGLAVLDFAIEDWRDLSPRGGRLDRFVTPASLGEGPDE, via the coding sequence ATGCTTCTGCGCCATGCCAAGTCGAACTGGCCTACCGGGATGGCCGATCGTGAGCGCCCGCTCGCGACACGCGGACGCGAGGCAGCGCCGGTCATGGGACGCTATCTCGCCGAGGAGTTGCTGCTGCCCGACCTCGTGCTGATCTCGCCGGCGCGGCGCACGCTGGAGACCTGGGACCTGGTGGCGGCGATGCTGCCGGAAAAGCCGCCGAGCCATGTCGAGCCGCGCATCTACGAGGCCAAGACGGAACGCCTGCTGCACACCGCGCAGGAGGTCGATCCCGGCGTCCGAACGCTGCTGATGATCGGCCACAATCCCGGCTTCGAGGAGCTGGCCGCGATGCTGACCGGCCATGGTGACCGCTACGCCTCGGCGCGGATGAGCCAGAAATATCCGACCTGCGGGCTCGCCGTGCTGGATTTCGCGATCGAGGACTGGCGCGATCTGAGCCCGCGCGGCGGCCGGCTCGACCGTTTCGTCACGCCTGCATCCTTGGGCGAAGGCCCCGACGAGTGA
- a CDS encoding YcjX family protein — MSQPSYLDEARSAALAFGDSLLGLARPRLRLGVTGLSRSGKTVFTTALIQNLIEGAKLPVLKAATEGRIARVRLVPQPDPDIPRFPYEAHRAALNGPERRWPESTRRISELRVEIDYERAAGWFKGPATLTLDIVDYPGEWLLDLALMGQDYKAWSTQAVADARKPHRRAVASGWLADLAGRDPAGPADELAAESASIVFKTYLAALRADPEAVAVTPPGRFLMPGDLEGSPALTFAPLDFGHDTEPLPGTLAGLMAERFEAYKRVVVAPFFRDHFARLDRQIVLVDALAALDAGAPALADLETALGQALAAFQVGRNSWLSSWFAPRIERVLFVATKADHIHHASHDRLAAVMSHLVARAASRAQGAGARVETMALAAVRATREVRIKEGRDELPAIAGVPEAGEEIGGEIFDGMAEAAIFPGELPERPEAIFDPAARWQIRAPRFRPPLVAPDAGGRTRPPPQIRLDRALEFLIGDKLA, encoded by the coding sequence ATGAGCCAGCCTTCCTATCTCGACGAGGCCCGCAGCGCCGCGCTCGCCTTCGGCGACAGCCTGCTTGGCCTGGCGCGGCCGCGCCTGCGGCTGGGCGTCACCGGCCTGTCGCGCTCGGGCAAGACGGTCTTCACCACGGCATTGATCCAGAACCTGATCGAGGGGGCGAAGTTGCCGGTGCTGAAAGCCGCGACTGAGGGGCGGATCGCGCGGGTCAGGCTGGTGCCGCAGCCCGACCCGGATATTCCGCGCTTTCCCTATGAGGCGCATCGTGCCGCGCTGAACGGCCCCGAGCGGCGCTGGCCGGAATCGACGCGGCGTATCTCCGAATTGCGCGTCGAGATCGACTATGAGCGCGCCGCCGGCTGGTTCAAGGGACCGGCGACGCTGACCCTCGACATCGTCGACTATCCCGGCGAGTGGCTGCTCGATCTCGCCTTGATGGGCCAGGACTACAAGGCCTGGTCGACCCAGGCCGTGGCCGATGCGCGCAAGCCCCATCGCCGTGCTGTCGCCTCAGGCTGGCTTGCGGATCTGGCCGGGCGCGATCCGGCGGGGCCGGCCGATGAGCTTGCGGCGGAATCAGCGAGCATCGTTTTCAAGACCTATCTCGCGGCGCTGCGGGCCGATCCCGAGGCGGTCGCGGTGACGCCGCCGGGGCGCTTCCTGATGCCGGGCGATCTCGAGGGCTCGCCGGCGCTGACCTTCGCGCCGCTCGACTTCGGACATGACACCGAGCCTTTGCCCGGTACGCTGGCCGGGCTGATGGCCGAGCGCTTCGAGGCCTATAAGCGCGTCGTCGTGGCGCCGTTTTTCCGCGATCATTTCGCACGCCTCGACCGGCAGATCGTGCTGGTCGATGCCTTGGCTGCGCTCGATGCCGGCGCGCCGGCCCTGGCCGATCTGGAGACGGCGCTGGGACAGGCGCTGGCGGCCTTCCAGGTCGGCCGCAATTCCTGGCTGTCGAGTTGGTTCGCGCCCCGGATCGAGCGGGTGCTCTTCGTCGCGACCAAGGCCGACCATATCCACCATGCCAGCCATGACCGTCTGGCGGCGGTGATGTCGCATCTCGTGGCGCGGGCGGCTTCCCGGGCGCAAGGGGCGGGTGCGCGGGTGGAAACGATGGCGCTCGCCGCCGTGCGCGCGACGCGCGAGGTCCGGATCAAGGAAGGGCGCGACGAACTGCCCGCGATCGCTGGTGTGCCGGAGGCTGGCGAGGAGATCGGCGGGGAGATCTTCGACGGCATGGCGGAGGCGGCGATCTTTCCCGGCGAGTTGCCGGAGCGTCCCGAGGCGATCTTCGATCCAGCTGCTCGCTGGCAGATTCGCGCGCCACGCTTCCGGCCGCCTCTGGTCGCGCCCGATGCCGGCGGGCGGACGCGGCCGCCGCCGCAGATCCGGCTCGACCGCGCGCTCGAATTCCTGATCGGGGACAAGCTCGCATGA